The DNA window ATAACTTTGTAGTAGGATTagcatgagaaaaaataaagaaataaatgcaatgaaggaaaaagaagtcGATTTGCACTACATATAATGGCATTTTACCTTCCCcatacattttataatttaaaaaatgaaaaaactcgttattttgtttattgaaactttaatttatatttaatgttatataaattttatactCAATTATGTATAGTACAATTTTGTGGAAttcgaaaaggtgaaaattatttatgcctttttattttaggaTAGCAAATTCGACGGTGATGACAAATCGTCTTATCAAATAGATAATTTTACGagttatttttcataatatttatttgtaataatattcttttttaacatgtACATCGATGAATAGGTCAATACGTTATGGGATaatggaaatataaaaagtgttTGTAAACATTGcttttatgaaaattttcaaaaaaaatagctttttaaaatattaatattatcatATGGGATACACATGAACCGAatatcatataaaataattattttaacatgTATTTGCTATATCTTATGGTTCGTTGTATAAGcccaaattatatttaatatatttgtaattaaaaatgtatactttatataataatattattagatATATGCTGATAACTAAAGATTAATCCTGGAGTTAAACTTTTGTAGTTAAACCTAACATGAATGATTACTTTATATGCCTTTATAGAACATACATTTCTAtttcatatgtgtatatctCCTTATACGataatgtattatattttgGGATTATTCCAATATGTCTGAAGAAGATATGGATTTTTATACCCTTGTAAAAGAggtatatttacatttagtATTAAAATAGTTATTATGAATaggattaaatttaaatattatattacacCTATATAAAATTAGAACAACATTTCATTTATAGAAGCAGtaattcatttatataattaagtTTACCTTTACGAAATTCAGGGAGTCCTTTCAAAAGATGGAACTTCATACgatatttatgaaaaattggATAAGGAGGTCGTTGAAAGAGCAGAAGATGAATCGAGTGAAAAGGTTGGTATAAAATATTGTGCTGGTAAATTTAATTTAGAGCATGTCAAAAGTGACCAGCACAAGCTTTgcgaaaaatttgaaagaaaTTTAAGAGAAATATCTAAAATGGAGGATAAAGGAACCCGTAAGGATAAgtgtttacattttatttactgGATTTATGAAGAagcaaggaaaataattaataaagatccaaaatttacaaatgcaGATTTTATATCTATATTTCGTGATGTGCAAAGGAAGATCTATgaaggaaataataaattatattactgtgaaatttattttgatgataCTTTGGATAAATGGAAGGAACAGAAAGTCctgcatgattattttagaaattatgataaaattaaattagaaaattcATCCGATAGGAGTAAATGCCAaaagtataataaatatattgactttataagaaaaatatataagaagCATGCACAGGAGGAAGGATGCTGCGAAAATTATCATATCCATTATTGGAACCACTGCGACTATTTTAAATGCCACGATATGTATAATCCTAATAAAATTACACTTAAAATGAACTGTGATAATAAGCAAGCTAGTGATGACCCTGAAGTGGAACGTTTCGCCAAAAGCATTAAAAAAGTAGACTCTAAAATATTCCTATTAGAAAATAGCATGATTGTAAAACCTGCAAAGTGTGTCAAAACTTATAATGAAACCAAACAGCACGAAGGTTATAGCTGTTTGCTTCCAGAGTACCCagaacaaacaaaacaaGATACTTCACAGAGTAATTCTCATAAAAAAGTCGATTTAGGCAAGTATATATCTGTAATTGACATGTCAACCTACAAAAATGTttcagaaataaaaattcaggATAATAAAAATCAGTATAATTATGACAGGGCAACATCAGAAATTATGACTCTTTTTACTGAAGTCCCACAGGCAGTACGTAAGGCATACAGAAAGAGGAAACATCTTGAATGCtcatatgaagaaaatggaaatggaaagaaagtATTATGCAAGATACCAGAAAATCCAATCCATGAAGAGCCAGAACGAATACCTATTATAACAACTGTGAAAGGGAGTGTTTATGAGAGTGACCTAGTAGTGGAATCAAATGTGTTGGATAAAAACTATACTAGGATAGCTGTGGTATTTATACTAGCGCTGGCAGCattgctgattttttttatttactataAGGTAGgcataatgtttttttttgttattttttagtataaGTATTTTACGTCTCGATTTATGTCTCAATTTATGTTTCTTTACTGATACACTATATTGGTTATGAAATAAATAGAACATGTGcattatgaaatttttttactacttcTACGAAAACTAGTTTACCCCAGTTGGATCCTGGATAAGGGataggaggggaaaaaagaaagttgAAGAAACTTATATTAATCACAAGCAGAGATCACCATATCAAGAATTTGAACATAATGAAGTGCCTATTCAAAGAGAACGGATACGCGTAGCTTACCAAACGACGTGAgctttatacataaaatagaGACAAAACATTTATTGgtataaaaaaggtacataagGGACATTATCCTTAGTTGTCAtgtttaattctttttaataaagaGAAAATGAGTAGTAAAAATtagttttataatttatattacgcttttaaatatattaacaatgtgtgtatattctattttttttttaaatataaaataatatatttgttttaaaaaaagaattttttttttaacttttctaATTTAGTTAAAAGTTTCACTATATATCtacttaatatttttattatcattctTTTTGTAAACTTATATTTAGGAAATTAGTTAATATTATATCTAATTCAaaaagcaggaaaaaaatacttatttTTGACCCTATAATAACGGTTTAAGATGTATAAATGttaaattgtgaaaatgTACCAACTGCATTTTTTGGTTTGATGCATTTttctaataaaatatttaacttATACACTTTTGCCTTATTATCACTTGAAACAAGTATATTgcttatacatataattaagGTAATGATAACATTAAAAAACttggaaattttattatcataattaAGAATAGCCTATTTAATAAATGAAGGAAGGAGTTATTAACCCTCCTAAAAACACAGAAATTTTGAAGTAGATAAagctttttccattttatcgagtattttttttatatataaaataaatatggtTACCCCcctattaaatattttatcatcatttatttaaaacatttttataattcagcaatatttaatatatatatttgttgcaTTATTCGAAAAAGACCAAATATTGTGAGGGGATAACTATCCCtatattctaaatatttattaaatgcacATTTAATTCGTGAATTATACTCAtagaatatattattaaaaagcttttaacatttttaaaattacatatattttttttattacttaggaattgttttttttgtttatgtttAAGATTTAATGGTTTAATTAATGTCATCTgagtttaaaaaagttaagtttaaaaaaaaatgttaaaaaaaagcacataaAGAGTGTAGGAAAAGATCAAATGAATATTGAAAAGTGTGAAATGCAAAGTGGTATATAGAATGTTACCTTATgagtataataaaaaatttttataagaatattaatctaaagaataaaataaatgataatattatttttacatccaAAAGGATAAACTACTAATGATAACAtggttattatttattttaggcCTTATCAATGGGaccatttttaaatgcgTTTGAACTATAAATTCagtgtattaaaaaaataataattttttttatttcagaATAATTATAACCATTTGGCATGATAATTTACATATCTGTGAATTTTATATGAATGATATGTTAGACTATATAATCCTAAACATTTTGGGTTTTGCCTtaaaatacacatatatatatctctAAAGATAAATATCTTATAATGGgtaaaataacataaaaatagatttaaaatatacacatgtaaATAGTGGATAAATTATGTTTGCGTGTGCACTTGGCTCATGGGgaacacacatatatatatatacctattGATATcaattgtaatataattagggatatattttttataaataaatacataaaaattaggagaaaataatacaataaaataGTTAATATACCTTATTATTCTAAGTGTTAATGAGGTTAGCCACTTTAAATGGGACTAAGGGGCGTAATTAACATGTTATTAAATTTGTGTCataaaaaacttatttttgtgtaaaaaaagtatataagcttattccatattttttgaaaataattatgtgtACTTTA is part of the Plasmodium cynomolgi strain B DNA, chromosome 1, whole genome shotgun sequence genome and encodes:
- a CDS encoding VIR-like CYIR protein (putative), whose product is MEDKGTRKDKCLHFIYWIYEEARKIINKDPKFTNADFISIFRDVQRKIYEGNNKLYYCEIYFDDTLDKWKEQKVLHDYFRNYDKIKLENSSDRSKCQKYNKYIDFIRKIYKKHAQEEGCCENYHIHYWNHCDYFKCHDMYNPNKITLKMNCDNKQASDDPEVERFAKSIKKVDSKIFLLENSMIVKPAKCVKTYNETKQHEGYSCLLPEYPEQTKQDTSQSNSHKKVDLGKYISVIDMSTYKNVSEIKIQDNKNQYNYDRATSEIMTLFTEVPQAVRKAYRKRKHLECSYEENGNGKKVLCKIPENPIHEEPERIPIITTVKGSVYESDLVVESNVLDKNYTRIAVVFILALAALLIFFIYYKYKYFTSRFMSQFMFLY